Proteins from one Gemmatimonadaceae bacterium genomic window:
- a CDS encoding LPP20 family lipoprotein, with translation MMRRSLALILLLAAACHRSPRSTDLSPAASRETIKGLPGWYLKPPTDKNFLFAPATAVSRDVQVAINKAEAEGRNGLAQQLEVKYGSLSKRFVEEVGREGSQLLDQYTQAYKAVVSQSLYGTRARQQTLRTEGDVYRATVLMELPVGEASKKLLEQIRAQEQLYTRFRGTEVFKELDAEVQRYEAWKRENGIPR, from the coding sequence ATGATGCGCCGATCGCTCGCTCTCATCCTGCTTCTGGCGGCCGCCTGTCACCGTTCCCCGCGCTCGACCGACCTGTCACCGGCGGCGAGCCGGGAGACGATCAAGGGGCTCCCAGGCTGGTATCTCAAGCCGCCAACCGACAAGAACTTCCTCTTCGCCCCGGCCACCGCGGTCTCGCGCGACGTGCAGGTGGCGATCAACAAGGCCGAAGCCGAAGGGCGCAACGGACTCGCGCAGCAGCTCGAGGTGAAGTACGGGTCGCTCTCCAAGCGCTTCGTGGAGGAAGTCGGGCGCGAGGGGTCGCAGCTCCTCGACCAGTACACGCAAGCCTACAAGGCCGTGGTCTCCCAGTCGCTGTACGGGACGCGCGCCAGGCAGCAGACGCTCCGCACCGAGGGTGACGTGTATCGCGCCACGGTCCTCATGGAACTCCCGGTCGGCGAGGCCAGCAAGAAGCTCCTCGAGCAGATTCGCGCACAGGAGCAGCTCTACACGCGCTTCCGCGGCACCGAGGTCTTCAAGGAACTCGACGCCGAGGTGCAACGCTACGAGGCCTGGAAGCGGGAGAACGGGATTCCGCGTTAG
- a CDS encoding PAS domain S-box protein → MPRVSGSDAGRHALATSPSTSTTARDVARPDGPDWIPTEEERSILLDPARLTLLHEARLLDVAPPDEFERLVSLLARALGVPLAYLSIVDGDRQFFLSAVGLPEPLATTRESGLDASFCKHVVLDQAPLVIPDASSEPRVAGNLAIEALGIGAYIGVPVGTADGVRIGALCVVDREPHAWKDEEQQVVIDTARVVEELLAARVSRVAVERERRDKLQILHRITEGFVTLDRDWRVVFANAAAGRLARTLPDHAVGSTLWELMPSLADSDVGEWLRERMGTTGTYEYEWKGIANPGWFEMRLVCSSASMSLYIRDISRRKQTELALAASEYRYRQLTNVATAGIFETDATGTCVFVNEACSEIAGRPTGELLGAGWECCIHPDDRPGVMRDWSEMTRTCGELRRECRLVRPGGAIRWVAAQATPLRDGQGNVTGFIGTLADITERKAHEEQLRVVNERLQLALLGSDIGLWDWHVPSGKVHFSERLPRMLGFAPDEFHGHVSAWASRIHPDDVGDVTRDLTAHLEGATPFYRSAHRLMTKSGRWKWILDAGAVVERDCSGAPVRAIGTHVDIDNAKGAEARFRLLFEQSREPMLLLDQTGVVECNRATLDTLRISDESEVLGVGLRSFYPPTQPDGVPSTAGEQWHAAIARRVKEDQFEWTFVRRDGTSVPLEISVARAEHKGGELYLMTWHDLTQQRENERILREAKEAAELASRTKSEFLARMSHELRSPLNSIIGFSGLLQRQVPSEIPSTVPTYLDRIYANGVHLLGLINNLLDIARIEAGKTEVVLSRGDVAQLVRETVQQLEGEAAGRPIVLRVEIPAEAAWLECDHDKLRQVLINLVGNAIKFTPSGEVVVRLQLSNAGVPVAIEVQDSGVGIAADRLRAIFEPFEQGESGTNRRFGGTGLGLAISKQLCDLMGYHLSVVSRPGAGSTFRVAFEGGAGEDA, encoded by the coding sequence GTGCCGCGCGTTTCGGGGAGCGATGCCGGCAGGCATGCGCTCGCGACTTCTCCCTCGACCTCGACGACCGCCCGCGACGTGGCGCGCCCCGATGGGCCGGACTGGATCCCAACGGAAGAGGAACGTTCGATCCTCCTCGACCCGGCTCGGCTCACGCTTCTGCACGAGGCGCGACTGCTCGACGTGGCGCCGCCTGACGAGTTCGAACGGCTGGTCAGCCTCCTCGCCCGCGCGTTAGGCGTCCCGCTCGCCTACCTCAGCATCGTCGATGGCGACCGCCAGTTCTTCCTCTCGGCGGTTGGGTTGCCCGAGCCGCTGGCCACCACGCGCGAGTCTGGGCTCGACGCATCGTTCTGCAAGCACGTCGTGCTCGACCAGGCGCCGCTGGTGATTCCCGATGCGAGCTCCGAGCCGCGCGTGGCGGGCAACCTCGCCATCGAGGCGTTAGGCATTGGCGCCTACATCGGTGTCCCGGTGGGGACCGCGGACGGCGTGCGCATCGGGGCGCTGTGCGTGGTGGACCGCGAGCCGCACGCCTGGAAGGACGAGGAACAACAGGTGGTGATCGACACCGCGCGCGTGGTCGAGGAGCTGCTGGCGGCTCGCGTGTCGCGCGTGGCGGTGGAGCGCGAGCGGCGTGACAAGCTCCAGATCCTGCATCGCATCACCGAAGGGTTCGTCACGCTCGACCGCGATTGGCGCGTCGTCTTCGCCAACGCAGCGGCCGGGCGCCTGGCGCGCACGCTCCCCGACCACGCGGTGGGGAGCACGCTCTGGGAACTCATGCCATCGCTCGCCGACTCCGACGTGGGCGAGTGGCTGCGCGAGCGCATGGGGACGACCGGGACCTATGAATACGAGTGGAAGGGCATTGCCAACCCCGGCTGGTTCGAGATGCGCCTGGTCTGCTCGAGCGCCAGCATGTCGCTCTACATCCGCGACATCTCGCGTCGCAAGCAGACAGAACTCGCGCTCGCGGCCAGCGAGTACCGCTATCGCCAACTGACGAATGTCGCCACGGCGGGAATCTTCGAGACCGATGCGACGGGCACGTGCGTGTTCGTGAACGAGGCGTGCAGTGAGATTGCCGGGCGCCCCACGGGCGAGCTGCTCGGTGCCGGATGGGAGTGCTGCATTCACCCCGACGATCGCCCGGGGGTGATGCGCGACTGGTCGGAGATGACGCGCACCTGCGGTGAACTTCGCCGCGAGTGCCGCTTGGTCCGGCCTGGCGGTGCCATTCGCTGGGTGGCGGCGCAAGCGACGCCGCTGCGCGATGGACAGGGGAACGTCACCGGCTTCATCGGCACGCTGGCCGACATCACCGAGCGCAAGGCACACGAGGAGCAGCTCCGCGTGGTCAACGAGCGATTGCAGCTGGCGCTGCTGGGCTCGGACATCGGGTTGTGGGACTGGCATGTGCCGTCGGGCAAGGTGCACTTCAGCGAGCGCCTCCCGCGCATGCTGGGCTTTGCGCCTGACGAGTTTCACGGGCACGTGTCGGCATGGGCGTCGCGCATCCACCCCGACGACGTGGGCGACGTGACGCGCGACCTGACGGCGCACCTGGAGGGCGCGACTCCCTTCTACCGCAGCGCGCACCGCCTGATGACCAAGAGCGGGCGCTGGAAGTGGATCCTCGACGCCGGCGCCGTGGTCGAGCGCGACTGCAGCGGTGCGCCGGTGCGCGCGATCGGGACGCACGTCGACATCGACAATGCCAAGGGGGCCGAGGCGAGGTTCCGGCTGTTGTTCGAGCAGTCGCGCGAACCCATGCTCCTGCTCGATCAGACCGGCGTCGTCGAGTGCAACCGGGCCACGCTCGACACCCTGCGCATCAGCGACGAGTCGGAGGTGCTGGGCGTCGGGCTGCGCTCGTTCTATCCGCCGACGCAACCGGACGGCGTCCCCTCCACGGCTGGCGAGCAGTGGCACGCCGCCATCGCGCGCCGCGTGAAGGAGGACCAATTCGAGTGGACATTTGTCCGTCGCGACGGGACGAGCGTCCCGCTGGAGATCAGCGTCGCGCGCGCCGAGCACAAAGGGGGAGAGCTGTACCTCATGACGTGGCACGACCTCACGCAGCAGCGCGAGAACGAGCGCATCCTGCGCGAGGCCAAGGAGGCCGCCGAGCTGGCGAGCCGCACGAAGTCCGAGTTCCTCGCCCGCATGTCGCACGAGCTGCGCTCGCCGCTCAACTCGATCATCGGCTTCTCCGGCCTCCTCCAGCGGCAAGTGCCGTCGGAAATACCCTCGACCGTGCCGACCTACCTGGACCGCATCTACGCCAACGGCGTACACCTGCTCGGGCTCATCAACAACCTGCTTGACATCGCGCGTATCGAGGCCGGCAAGACCGAGGTGGTGTTGTCGCGCGGCGATGTGGCGCAGCTGGTGCGCGAGACCGTGCAGCAGCTGGAAGGCGAGGCCGCCGGGCGTCCCATCGTGCTGCGCGTCGAGATTCCCGCGGAGGCGGCGTGGCTGGAGTGCGATCACGACAAGCTGCGCCAGGTCCTGATCAACCTCGTGGGGAATGCGATCAAGTTCACGCCGTCGGGCGAGGTGGTCGTCCGTTTGCAGCTGTCGAACGCCGGCGTGCCCGTGGCGATCGAGGTCCAGGATTCGGGGGTGGGGATCGCCGCCGACCGGCTGCGGGCCATCTTCGAGCCGTTCGAGCAGGGGGAGAGCGGAACCAACCGGCGCTTTGGCGGGACCGGGCTGGGGCTGGCGATCAGCAAGCAGCTCTGCGACCTGATGGGGTATCACCTCTCCGTCGTCTCGCGTCCCGGCGCGGGGAGCACGTTCCGCGTGGCATTCGAGGGGGGCGCGGGGGAGGACGCGTAG